The Desulfovibrio sp. G11 region TGTGTGGCAAGTTGTTGTGGTAACTTCTTATACCACATACTGCTGAGATTTTGGACTTTTTTGTTACCCCTTAGCCGGACAGCAATGATATCGGCAATGAGAGTTTTTTACGCTCCCTCCAGAAAAACATTTACATGCCATCCGCACACGAGGCTCAACCCCATGTGCGAAATCACGCTGCCTATTCTTTTTGCCCGAGCAGTGCACGGGCGTAGTCTTCGCCGTTGAAGGGGCGCAGGTCTTCCATTTTTTCGCCCAGCCCCACAAACGTGATGGGCAAATAATGCTGCATAGCTACCGCAATGGCAACGCCCCCTTTGGCCGTACCGTCCAGCTTGGTCAGGATAAGCTCGTCCACCCCGGCCGCTTCTTTGAACAGCTTTGTCTGCGACAGGGCGTTCTGCCCCGTGGTGGCGTCAATGACCAGAATGCTGCGATGGGGTGCGCCGGGATGCTTTTTACCCAGTACCTGGCGAATCTTGGTCAGCTCTTCCATAAGATTGACCTTGGTCTGCAGGCGGCCCGCAGTATCCACAAAAAGAATATCCACCCCTTCCCTGACGGCGCGGTCCATGGCCTCGTAGGCCACAGACGCCGGATCAGCCCCGGCGGACTTGGCATGAAAAAGCGCTCCCACACGCTCGGCCCACACCTGAAGCTGCTCTATGGCAGCGGCGCGGAAGGTGTCGGCGGCGGCAATCATGACCTTTTTGCCCTGCATGCGGGCACGGTGGGCCAGTTTTGCGATGGTGGTGGTTTTACCCACGCCGTTGACGCCTATCATCAGCACCACTTCTGGCGGGTTGACCGCAGCAATGCGGCGCGGTGCGCGGAATATCTCTTCCACTTCAGCCATGAGCAAGGCGCGCATGCCGGAGGCTTCGGTAACTTTTTCCTTGCGGGCACGCTCCTTGAGGCGCTCAACAAGCTCCATGGACGGCTCATAGCCCAGGTCGGCCATG contains the following coding sequences:
- the ftsY gene encoding signal recognition particle-docking protein FtsY is translated as MAHSTEADRVAGASSVSSPHGTEPSAVAAVAASGDQALTLRLREAEPRLSVWLGIVLEGVDETGDFLWQRLSFLLGALEAPPHEAQAFVEDFRDWTQRMDYRQVDEFRSELQYRLALALDLEDEEDERSRLFIKITEGLARTREQFARGLDTLFSGHGELDDAFWEELEELFIMADLGYEPSMELVERLKERARKEKVTEASGMRALLMAEVEEIFRAPRRIAAVNPPEVVLMIGVNGVGKTTTIAKLAHRARMQGKKVMIAAADTFRAAAIEQLQVWAERVGALFHAKSAGADPASVAYEAMDRAVREGVDILFVDTAGRLQTKVNLMEELTKIRQVLGKKHPGAPHRSILVIDATTGQNALSQTKLFKEAAGVDELILTKLDGTAKGGVAIAVAMQHYLPITFVGLGEKMEDLRPFNGEDYARALLGQKE